The following coding sequences lie in one Cryptococcus neoformans var. neoformans B-3501A chromosome 2, whole genome shotgun sequence genomic window:
- a CDS encoding hypothetical protein (Match to ESTs gb|CF190777.1|CF190777, gb|CF190390.1|CF190390, gb|CF190776.1|CF190776) — translation MERLQQNPAELFRIVNMIVGGFAIVGGVGSLIKHNFSSIIIGIYEILIGAVIVFLEVRPPTEEHKAIIQKYASFMHSFLGRGAFYLLLGVLMLNYYMLLYICGTVVGVVGLVFIALHFVRVVDAPSTMRAPVTDAEAQPVWEGPTE, via the exons ATGGAGCGCTTACAGCAGAACCCCGCGGAACTCTTCCG AATCGTTAACAT GATTGTCGGTGGTTTCGCTATTGTTGGAGGTGTAGGATCTCTTATCAAGCATAATTTTTCAAGTATCATTATTGGAATCTATGAGATTCT CATCGGCGCTGTGATCGTCTTCCTAGAAGTTCGACCCCCAACCGAGGAGCACAAGGCCATTATCCAAAAGTATGCCAGCTTCATGCACTCTTTCCTTGGTCGTGGTGCTT TCTATTTGTTGCTCGGCGTCCTAATGCTTAA CTATTACATGCTTCTGTATATCTGCGGCACCGTCGTCGGTGTCGTTGGTTTGGTTTTCATCGCGCTGCATTTCGTTCGTGTGGTCGATGCCCCTTC AACTATGCGAGCACCTGTCACTGATGCGGAGGCACAACCAGTTTGGGAAGGGCCAACCGAATAA
- a CDS encoding hypothetical protein (HMMPfam hit to SUA5, SUA5 domain, score: 34.1, E(): 6.6e-10; HMMPfam hit to Sua5_yciO_yrdC, yrdC domain, score: 149.5, E(): 7e-42) encodes MRAAVRKLLTRTLLRTRLFIMSSHTTPIYQCQDWPSIVIEPSSSSGHPLDSPHFSIPPSILPHLEEASKHLHSHKTVAVPTETVYGLAASSLDPEACKMIYKIKNRPSDNPLIIHVSSLDMLRRLLPPDYSFSSLYLALINAFWPGPLSLLFPSPSPPPSPAPQTNAIRMPSHPLALALIAHSNLPLSAPSANSSGRPSPTKAQHVWNDLNGSDGLGCIIDGGDCGVGVESTVVNGLEWKEGGGGKVDILRPGGLGVEQIKKIVDEVDGGEGKTEILLLGKPWKGASFKHSSSTDPVQQNDVNLLTTPKVNFAPSTPGMKYRHYSPRVPVFLLKPSNIFPRPPALMSPSSSSASAVLRQILSNISSDSKFKRRIGVLHFEGSPLSKQLLIDTDEAELIPVSLGDSVASAAQRLFAGMLTLESVPSTDGQPSGVDAIVIEGCSDDGLGLAVMERVGKAVGGGGVLGDVATDDGKVVGSGNKFWVDVNPT; translated from the exons ATGCGGGCAGCTGTTCGCAAATTATTAACCAGAACATTATTACGGACGAG ATTATTCATAATGTCGAGCCACACAACCCCAATTTACCAATGCCAAGATTGGCCTTCAATTGTTATTgaaccttcttcctcatccgGCCATCCCCTTGACTCTCCTCACTTCTCTATAccaccttccattctcccTCATCTGGAAGAGGCTTCAAAGCACCTTCATTCGCATAAGACAGTCGCTGTTCCGACTGAGACGGTATATGGTCTTGCAGCTTCATCCCTTGATCCCGAAGCTTGTAAGATGATTTACAAAATCAAAAATCGGCCATCAGACAATCCTCTCATTATCCACGTCTCATCATTAGATATGTTGCGTCGCCTCCTACCACCTGACTATAGTTTCTCGTCTCTTTATCTTGCCCTTATCAACGCCTTTTGGCCCGGGCCTTTATCTTTACTGTTCCCATCACCGTCTCCCCCTCCATCACCTGCTCCTCAGACAAATGCTATCCGCAtgccttcccatccccttgctcttgctctcATAGCCCACTCCAACCTTCCGCTATCCGCCCCGTCAGCCAATTCTTCGGGTAGACCAAGCCCCACCAAGGCACAACATGTGTGGAATGACCTCAATGGATCAGATGGTCTTGGATGCATAATAGACGGAGGCGACTGTGGAGTGGGTGTAGAATCTACCGTCGTAAACGGGCTTGagtggaaggaggggggaggaggaaaagtggACATTCTTCGCCCTGGCGGGCTAGGTGTAGAGCAAATCAAAAAGATTGTAGATGAGgttgatggtggagaaggcaagacAGAAATCCTTTTGCTCGGGAAACCTTGGAAGGGGGCATCATTTAAGCATTCATCTTCTACAGATCCCGTCCAGCAAAACGACGTTAACCTTTTAACAACTCCGAAGGTCAATTTTGCACCTTCAACGCCCGGTATGAAATACCGACATTATTCCCCCCGGGTACCTGTATTCCTTCTTAAACCTAGCAATATATTCCCTCGTCCACCAGCCCTCAtgtcaccatcttcatcatctgcatCTGCTGTACTTCGGCAAATATTGTCAAACATATCATCGGACTCAAAGTTCAAGAGGAGAATAGGCGTTCTCCATTTTGAAGGCTCCCCATTGAGCAAGCAGTTGCTCATAGATACGGATGAAGCAGAATTAATTCCTGTGTCTTTAGGTGATTCTGTGGCTTCGGCAGCTCAACGCTTGTTCGCCGGAATGCTCACCCTGGAGAGTGTACCCTCGACAGATGGCCAGCCGTCTGGAGTTGATGCTATCGTCATTGAGGGCTGCTCAGATGACGGATTGGGGTTGGCGGTGATGGAAAGAGTAGGCAAGGCAGTAGGTGGCGGCGGGGTTTTAGGAGATGTAGCCACCGacgatggaaaggttgTCGGTAGCGGAAACAAGTTCTGGGTGGACGTTAATCCTACTTGA